A genomic window from bacterium includes:
- a CDS encoding creatininase family protein — MLWEELSWPRHKEMAAAGAAVVMPFASIEQHGPHNPVVVDTCLVTAVCRKAAEGLENVLIAPTMWAGLALHHMDYPGTLSFSLETYIAVIQDLVRSVAAHGYKKILLVNGHGGNGPSLQAATLPLRQETGAELWMVTYFHLGSEIAGKIRASEVGGMAHAGEFETAMMLHLRPDLVDMGAAVKKPMQPKHPLMVQDMHHRGPLYRPADYNRDRAPEGVSGDATVADPERGKQYFEASADRLREIIEALAAL; from the coding sequence ATGCTCTGGGAAGAACTCAGCTGGCCCCGCCACAAGGAGATGGCCGCCGCGGGGGCGGCGGTGGTGATGCCCTTCGCCTCCATCGAGCAGCACGGGCCCCACAACCCCGTCGTGGTGGACACCTGCCTGGTCACCGCCGTCTGCCGGAAAGCGGCCGAGGGGCTGGAGAACGTCCTCATCGCTCCCACCATGTGGGCGGGCCTCGCCCTCCATCACATGGACTATCCCGGAACGCTGTCTTTTTCCCTGGAAACCTATATCGCCGTGATTCAGGACCTTGTCCGCTCGGTCGCCGCGCACGGCTACAAGAAGATCCTCCTCGTGAACGGCCACGGCGGAAACGGCCCCTCCCTCCAGGCAGCCACCCTGCCCCTTCGCCAGGAAACAGGCGCGGAGCTCTGGATGGTGACCTACTTTCATCTCGGAAGCGAGATCGCCGGGAAGATCCGCGCCAGCGAAGTGGGCGGCATGGCCCATGCCGGAGAGTTCGAGACCGCGATGATGCTCCACCTCCGGCCCGATTTGGTGGACATGGGTGCCGCCGTGAAAAAACCGATGCAACCCAAACATCCGCTCATGGTACAGGACATGCACCACCGCGGCCCGCTCTACCGGCCGGCCGACTACAACCGTGACCGCGCTCCCGAGGGCGTGAGCGGCGACGCGACCGTGGCGGACCCGGAAAGAGGAAAACAGTATTTCGAAGCCTCCGCTGACCGCCTCCGGGAGATCATCGAGGCGCTCGCCGCACTGTAG
- the tadA gene encoding tRNA adenosine(34) deaminase TadA has product MVEALRLAERAWQAGDVPVGAVLVRDGEILGRGFNQREASTDPTAHAEILALREAAEKVDLWRLDGTTMYVTLEPCPMCAGALVNARIGRLVYGAADPKGGACGSLFEIHNDSRLNHRFPITGGVLAEECAQLLRGFFEERRREAREAKVPGQVNGSGFQP; this is encoded by the coding sequence ATGGTGGAAGCCCTGCGGCTGGCCGAGCGGGCCTGGCAGGCGGGCGATGTGCCCGTGGGGGCGGTGCTGGTGCGCGATGGCGAGATCCTCGGGCGGGGCTTCAACCAGCGGGAGGCCTCCACCGATCCGACCGCCCACGCCGAGATCCTGGCGCTCCGCGAGGCGGCCGAGAAGGTAGACCTGTGGCGCCTCGATGGGACCACGATGTATGTCACCCTCGAACCCTGCCCGATGTGCGCGGGGGCGCTCGTGAACGCCCGCATCGGGCGGCTGGTCTACGGCGCGGCCGATCCCAAGGGGGGGGCCTGCGGCTCCCTTTTCGAAATCCACAACGACAGCCGACTGAATCACCGATTCCCCATCACGGGAGGGGTTCTCGCCGAGGAGTGCGCACAGCTTTTGCGCGGTTTTTTCGAGGAGCGAAGGCGAGAGGCGCGCGAGGCCAAGGTCCCCGGCCAGGTGAACGGCAGCGGCTTCCAGCCGTAA